The Kiloniellales bacterium sequence GGCCCCCTCGGGCCCGACGCCGGTCGCGACCGCCAGGCCGAGCGCGGCCAGGGCGTTGTGGGCCTGGAAGGCGCCGGCAAGCGGCAGGCGCAGACTGCGGCGCTTGCCGAAGGCCTCGAGGTCCAGGATCTGGCTTTCGGCCTCGGGCGCGACGTCGTGCAGCCGGATATCCTTGCCCTGGCGGCCGTAGGTCAGAACGTGGCAGCGCCGGGCCTCGGCCGCCTGCGCGAAGTGGCCGCTCTCCGGCGCGTCGGCGTTGAGGACCGCCGTGCCGCCGCCGCCGGAGACCAGCAGGTCGGCGAAGAGCCGCTGCTTGGACTCGCGATAGCTGGTCATGTCGCCGTGATAGTCGAGATGATCGCGCGACAGGTTGGTAAAGGCCGCCGCGGTGACCCTCAGGCCGTCGAGCCGGAACTGGTCGAGTCCGTGGCTCGAGGCCTCGATCGCCAGGTGGTCGTAGCCGGCCCGGGCCAGGTCCGACAGGCAGTGGTGCAGGGCGACCGGATCGGGCGTGGTCAGGCTGCCCGGACCCTCCATCACCGGCGGCTCCAGGCCCAGCGTGCCGAGACTTGCGGCGCGCTGGCCGTCGGCCTCCCAGATCTGCCGGGTGAAGCTGGCCACCGAAGTCTTGCCGTTGGTCCCGGTCACGGCGGCGATGTTGGCCGGCTGCTCGGCGAAGAAGCGGGCCGCGATCAGCGCCAGGCGCCGCCGCGGGTTCTCATCGGTGAGCAGCGCGACCGGCCGCTTCGGGGCTTTGAGCCGGGTCCCCAAAGGCGCCAGGACCGCGGCTGCGCCGTGGTCCAGAGCATCGTCGATGAAGGCCCGGCCGTCCTGCCGGGTCCCGGGGAGGGCGGCGAAGAGGTAACCGTCTTCAACCTGCCTGCTGTCGGCTGTCAGGCCGCGGATTTCGATGTCTGTAAGCTTAGCGCCTGCGGCCATTTCACAGGTTGTTCCTTCTGCCAAGTCACTCAAACGCAAAGGCAAAACCCTCTGCCGACGCCTGGACCATCAGATCCGTGGTTTCCCCCTCTTCCTCGCTTCGCACGGGCAAAGGCTTGATGCCGACCAGCGGGGCGATCCGCTCGACCACCCGGCCCACGGCCGGGGCGGCGACCCAGCCGCCGGTGGCATAGCCGTAGCTCTCCTTCTGTCCCTTCGGCTCGTCGACCATCGCGAAGATCACGTAGCGCGGCGCGTGCATCGGAAAGGCGCCGACGAAGGACGCGATCCTGGAGCCGCGGCTGTAGCGGCCGTCCCGCAGCTTGTCCGCGGTGCCGGTCTTGCCGCCGACCAGGTAGCCCGGGGCTGCGGCCTTGCCGCCGGTGCCCTGGAGCACGACCTGGCGCATCAGCCAGCGCATCTTCTGCGAAGTTGCGGTGCTCAGCACCCGACGGCCTCCTTCGGGCGCGCCCGCGGGCCGCTTCAGCAGGGTCGCGGGGCGCAGCTCACCGCCGTTCACCACGGAGGCGACGGCGCTGGTCAACTGCACGGGAGAGACCGCCATCCCGTGTCCGAAAGAGATAGTCATCGTGTTGATCTCGCGCCAGGGCGAGGGCAGCATCGGCGCGCCGACCTCGGGCAGCTCGATTGCGGCCGGGGTCATCAGGCCGAGGGAGTCGAGGAATCCCTGCTGCGCTTCGGTGCCGGTCTCCATGGCCATGTGCACGGTGCCGATGTTGCTGGAGTAGACGAAGATCTCCGGGATCGACAGCCAGCGGTTCTTCGGCTTGTAGTCGCGGATCGTGTGGCGCGCGACCCGGATCGGCTTGCTGGTGTCGAAGCCGTCGGCCAGGGTCACCGTGCCGCTCTCCAGGGCGAGCGCAGTGGTGAAGATCTTGAAGACCGAGCCCATCTCGTAGACGCCCAGGGCGGCGCGGTTGAAGCGGGCC is a genomic window containing:
- a CDS encoding penicillin-binding protein 2 — encoded protein: MSRRIPSPRRPRRPRAAEREVAPVDLVLLDGTTSQALEAGRTRLIAVGLLFCLAFGVIGLRVVDLALLRDGNEPRLAAEAGRKTLVTDRADIVDRNGIVLATSLPTASLYANPRQVRDPEGTAAALASILADVNPVVLAGKLRSDRSFVWLKRNLSPREHYEVNRLGVPGLDFKREEQRVYPHGELLTHVLGLVDVDNKGIAGLEKRFNGRLRGAAEPLSLSIDLRLQHILSEELHGAMTAFEAIGAAGMILDAESGEVLAMSSLPTFEPEQAGKANEEARFNRAALGVYEMGSVFKIFTTALALESGTVTLADGFDTSKPIRVARHTIRDYKPKNRWLSIPEIFVYSSNIGTVHMAMETGTEAQQGFLDSLGLMTPAAIELPEVGAPMLPSPWREINTMTISFGHGMAVSPVQLTSAVASVVNGGELRPATLLKRPAGAPEGGRRVLSTATSQKMRWLMRQVVLQGTGGKAAAPGYLVGGKTGTADKLRDGRYSRGSRIASFVGAFPMHAPRYVIFAMVDEPKGQKESYGYATGGWVAAPAVGRVVERIAPLVGIKPLPVRSEEEGETTDLMVQASAEGFAFAFE
- a CDS encoding UDP-N-acetylmuramoyl-L-alanyl-D-glutamate--2,6-diaminopimelate ligase, coding for MAAGAKLTDIEIRGLTADSRQVEDGYLFAALPGTRQDGRAFIDDALDHGAAAVLAPLGTRLKAPKRPVALLTDENPRRRLALIAARFFAEQPANIAAVTGTNGKTSVASFTRQIWEADGQRAASLGTLGLEPPVMEGPGSLTTPDPVALHHCLSDLARAGYDHLAIEASSHGLDQFRLDGLRVTAAAFTNLSRDHLDYHGDMTSYRESKQRLFADLLVSGGGGTAVLNADAPESGHFAQAAEARRCHVLTYGRQGKDIRLHDVAPEAESQILDLEAFGKRRSLRLPLAGAFQAHNALAALGLAVATGVGPEGALAALERLCPVHGRLEKVGVTPRGGQVYVDYAHTPDALASALQALRPHCRGRLIVVFGAGGDRDPGKRPMMGAAAAEHADLAIVTDDNPRSEDPAAIRRAILAAVPEAAESGDRGQAIRDAVARLEAGDLLLIAGKGHETGQTVGDRVLPFDDCEAARTAIAGLAGGAG